Genomic DNA from Panulirus ornatus isolate Po-2019 chromosome 50, ASM3632096v1, whole genome shotgun sequence:
cacctcgccacacatggaataccatccccctcccccctcatgtgtgcgaggtagcactaggaaaagacaacaaagggtcccattcgttcacattcagtctctagctgtcatgcaataatgcccgaaaccacagctccctttccacatccaggccccacacaactttccatggtttaccccagacgctacacatgccctgattcaatccactgacagcacgtcaaccccggtataccacatcgatccaattcactctattccttgccctcctttcaccctcctgcatgttcaggccccgatcacacaaaatctttttcactccatctttccacctccaatttggtctcccacttctcctcgttccctccacctccgacacatatatcctcttggtcaatctttcctcactcattctctccatgtgcccaaaccatttcaaaacaccctcttctgctctctcaaccacgctctttttatttccacatttctctcttacccttacattacttactcgatcaaaccacctcacaccacacactgtcctcaaacatctcatttccagcacatccaccctcctgcgcacaactctatccatagcccacgcctcgcaaccatacaacattgttggaaccactattccttcaaacatacccatttttgctttctgagataatgttctcgacttccacacattcttcaaggctcccatgattttcgtcccctcccccaccctatgattcacttccgcttccatggttccatccgcagccagatccactcccagatatctaaaacactttacttcctccagtttttctccattcaaacttacctcccaattgacttgaccctcaaccctactgtacctaataaccttgctcttattcacacttactctacactttcttctttcacacactttaccaaactcagtcaccagcttctgcagtttctcacatgaatcagccaccagcgctgtatcatcagcgaacaacaactgactcacttcccaagctctctcatccacaacagacttcatacttgcccctctttccaaaactcttgcattcacctccctgacaaccccggggttatccataaacaaattaaacaaccatggagacatcacacatatatatgtatatatcatttatttattatacttttatacTCTGTCagtctcccgctttagtgaggtagtgcaaggaatggatgaaagaatggcccaacccatccacatacacatgtatataaatacacgcccacatacacaattatacatacctatacatttcaacgtatacatacatatacatacacagacatatacacatatacactttcatacatgctgccctcagccattcccgttgccaccctgccacacatgaaatggcacccctcctcccctgcgtgcacacgaggtagcaccaggaaaagacaacaacaacaaagaccacattcattcatagAAAGTATTAGCACTAGTTAGAGAaaaatttcttttattctaaGAATTAGCGTAATAAAAAGCATGTATATCTAGTATCACACTAAGATGACATATGTGCCCTCTATTTGATGATCTGTGGGTGATTGAGGTGCGTTATAATTGTTTGAGCTGTAGTGGTAAGCTGCTAGTACACATGAATAATTAGTGGAAGCAAACATCAGCTGGTCTTTTACATGATGGTGGGAACCTATAAAACATCATATGAGGTGTAGAATATTAGGACCATAACTTATCATGTGATGTATGGAGCAGTGAAAAGCTGTATGTAGAGCTTGTGAACATTCATTATGTTCATATATTGTTATTAGCTCTTATGTATGTAATGTTATTTTTACTTATGTATGGAAAAGAATTTATTTATTATCTACTGGTAATTTTGACAGATCTCATATTTTCAGGTAGTCAACGCGACTGTATTAATGAAACTACTGCAGGTGGATCCAAATGTAACAAGTAGATCATCAGTTGGCCCATGCTATCTCATCTACTTTTACAGCCCATACTGTCCATTTTCTGTCATGGGTTCACCCTATGTCAATGCTCTTGCCCGTTCTGTACCAAATATTCCTGTGTATGGTCTGGATAGCATTGAACACCATAGGTAAGTTGGATTTGTGCTAAAaggaaaagtatggttgagagagctgaagaggatgtgctgaaatggattggtcatatggagagaataagtgaggagaggttgacaaagacagCCGTCAAAATGCTGAGAATAAAATCCTGATTAGCAGCGCAAGTCTCACTGCTGTCTTACTGAGTCTAGTATTTTTTTTATAGGATAGGCATGATATGCAGTTAACTGCCTTGTACtggccttttttccttttttctccacaattgtcattttttttctttagagtatttaatgtatgttttctCATAGATGAGATAAGGATAAAGAGAGGTGCAACTACCATAGGAAAAACTCGATTATGTTTTCTTTTAAGTTGCTCTTCATCTTTCCAGTGTGAATGCCCGATATGGTGTGATGGGGACCCCAACTTTGCTCTTGTTCCACAATGGAAATGCAGTTGGCCGATATAATGCTTCTGAATATTCTGTTTCACAGCTAATGTCTTTTGTAAAACACTACACTGACCAAGATATTATCAACATCAATGTCACATCCTCAGACTTTCGGGTGAGTTCACGTCATGGTAGTTTCATCACAATTTGTAttgatatgtaaatgtttgtTTAAGTATCCATGTTCtccaaattcatttttttttatactatttgccatttcccacattagcaaggtagcattaagaacagaggactgagcctttgagggaatatcctcacttggcccccttctctgttctctcttttgaaaaagtaataaCGAGAGTGGAGgctttccagcctcccgctcccgaaTTCGTGTGATTATGTAATCTTGTGCTCAATGgactcacaccatacattgtcctcaaacatttcatttccaacacatccaccctctgcagcacaaccctatctacagcccatgcctcgtagccatataacattgttagaaccactattccttcagacatacccattttagctctccgagataacattctatccttccaaacactattcatcgctcccagaatctttgccccctcctccaccatgtgactcacttccgcttccgtggttccatctgctgccgaatccactcccagatatctaaaacatttcacttcctccaattttttccattcaaacttacctcccagttaacttgcccctcatccctactgatcctaatatccttgctcttattcacatttactcacaactttcttctttctcacactttaccaaattcagtcaccaacttctgcagtttctcacccaaatcagctaccagtgctgtatcatcaacaaacatctgactcacttcccaagccctcatccacatcagactccATTCTTGCTCTTCTCTCcgaaactcctgcattcacctccctaaccaccccatccataaacaaattaaacaaccatggagaccacgcacccctgccgtaaactgacattcactgggaaccagtcactttcctctcttcctacttgtacacatgccttacatccttgttaaaagcttttcattgcttctagcaacttacctcccatgccatatactcttaaaaccttccagaaagcatctttatcaaccctatcatatgccttctccacatccataaatgctgtcagtggattgaaccagggcatgtgaagcatctggagtaaaccatggaaagttttgtggggcctggatgtggaaagggagctgtggtttcgatgcattacacacgacagctagatactgagtgaacgaatgtggctattgttgtcttttcctagcactacctcacgtgcatgggGGGAGgtaggtgccatttcatgtgtggcagggtggtgacaggagtggatgaaaacatctgcatatatacacatgtacatatttgtgtatgtatatgtatgtatactgtgaaatgtatagatatgcatatgtgcgtgtgtgggcgtctatgtatatacatgtgtatgcgggtgggttgggccattctttcatctgtttcctttcactacctcactaacgtgggagacagcaactaagtataatagaaatagatataatatatatattctcccctaaggctcagtcctctgttcttaacgctaccttgctgacagaggagatggcgaatatgaatgaagaaaaaatatatactgtaTCTATAATGTGTGTATTTTATGTGTATTTCAGGCTAACCTGCCATCCCAAGTAGCAGAGGGCCGACCCTATGCACTTTGGGCTGCATGGACTTTTCTCATTGGTTTTGCTTCATGGTTATTTCTAACCTCAGAACTCTGTGCCAGGCTTACTGAGGCTATACTCAACAACTGGCGGGAAGCTGAGGCACAAAATGATCACCATGACTGATATTAAGAGCAAGAGAAACAAAACAAGATTCATAGTGATAGGGTTTGCACACGTAAGTGATATCACTCAGATTACTGATCTTGTAAAAGTGTAGTAACTTATGAAGAAAAgcaaaatatttcctttttaCAGTTATGGCAAGAAATCTGATCTTACAATATAAATGCAAAGTATCAAGATCACAAGTGTTTGTGACATACACATGTTGCTTACATAACCTCACTTCAGGTCTATACTTGTGGGGATTGAAGGAGCAGTGATACACCTCCAATACAGGGGAAAATAATCCTTCTTTCAGTAACAGTGTTTGATGTGTATATACCTGTTCCACGAATGCAGTTGACGCAATGTTTGTGACACTTCACACTTGCCAGCCTGGCTAGATAGAAACCCTAACACCGTTTATATCGTCActtatatagtaatgataatgttttatACAAGCTTGCCTTTCCCACCTTATTGAGGTACTGTAGTGTCAGTGACACAAACTGAATCTTCAAAGAAAAATAGTATCAAAGCTCCTTCCTCTTGTGCTACTGTAAGAAAGGGTTGGTAAAGGAGAGAATAACTTCCATTTCTTATCTCGAgcccattttagttgccttctacaatgcAGAAGTGATGTGTagatagtattctttcttccatatcccTTGGAATGGATGATGATCAGATTTTTAAAAGTATTACGTGTTGTGCATTATTGAGATGGCGTCAGAAACAGTTGAAAGATACCCTGATGTGtatacatccagtctctagcagCCATATATTGTAATTATGATTTGTTGCTACTtaggtcaaaatgtaaaaaggcCCTGAAAATGCACATCTGGATATAAGATTGAATAATTCTATTTGCTTGTCAGGGTCTAGGGAAGGGTTTAACTGTAATAAACATGATAAGTGtaaatttttttgatatatttctacCCAATTTATAGCAATTTTaaggcaaattttttttttagtatccaGTCTTTTGCGTCATCTAACAACAACCAAATAATGTTGCTTTTATTCATGTGTACTCTCAaccatctcctttcacacacacttccaaactgaaataccaacttctgtagtttcttacacaAAATCTGGCACCAGTgctgtcattagcaaacaataatactgcatttaccttcctcaccaccccatccccaaACAAGTCAAAGACATGATGACATCAAATACCTATACAcaaacctaccttcacctggaacctctATCCttctacctacttgcacacacgccttactttcttgataaagacttttctgCTTTTGTTGGCTTttctcccatatcatatattcattacaACTTCCTTAAAGTATCAGTCCTTTCATACgctttcttcatatccataaatgccaaatagaAATGCCATGTAGGGATGAgtggtgtccagaatgcagaGTAACACTCATACATTCCTGTACATGGTGTATAGaatttaagactgggttgggagggaggttggttAACCTGCAAAGTCTTCACATGAAAATTTCCATTGCAGGTTCCAGGAATCATCATATGAGTATAATTTTTGAAGGCTTTGTTTAAATCTAGCACCAATATTTTGACATCTGAATAGTTGCTAAGTGCTATCATAGTCAGTATAGGTATTTCTCAGAATCTACCACCCTTTGGAAACAAGTGCAAATTCCTTTGcaaatatatgttttgaaatggtttggtcacatggagagaatgagtgaggaaagattgacaaagaggatatatgtgtcagaggtggagggaacaaggagaagtggaagaccaaattggaggcggaaagatggagtgaaaaagattttgagtgattagggcctgaacatgcaggagggtgaaaggcgtgcaaggaatagagtgaattggaaagatgtggtataccggggtcgacgtgctgtcaatggattgaaccagggcatgtgaagcatctggggtaaaccatggaaagttttgtggggcctggatgtggaaagggagctatggtttcggtgcattatacataacagctagagacttagtgtgaacgaatgtggcctttgttgtcttcctagcgctacctcgtgcacatccgggggggagggggttgtcaattcatgtgtggcggggtggcgatatatatatatatatatatatatatatatatatatatatatatatatatatatatatatatatatatatttgagtccacggggaaaatgaaacacggtaagttctctagttcactttcgtgtaataatcacatcctcaggggaaatacaagaaagaaatatacgtcagc
This window encodes:
- the bug gene encoding thioredoxin domain-containing protein 15 isoform X2; this encodes MQQQEEDKRSRLKCRSSHFIEPEGLTDDEDEQPSDYSVTEASMGEDIEVEEEVLVSSGSAEKQEQISDSHSSSSSNNSSSNSINSGGGSKKAVCSDVNVTESVTDVEVVNATVLMKLLQVDPNVTSRSSVGPCYLIYFYSPYCPFSVMGSPYVNALARSVPNIPVYGLDSIEHHSVNARYGVMGTPTLLLFHNGNAVGRYNASEYSVSQLMSFVKHYTDQDIININVTSSDFRANLPSQVAEGRPYALWAAWTFLIGFASWLFLTSELCARLTEAILNNWREAEAQNDHHD